TTTTGGAGATATGATTCAAATTATTGGACATATAGATTTACCAAAATTGAATGTGGATATGCCAGAAGCCTTGGTTAATTTTGAAACGAGTGCACATCCTTTGGCAAATAAATTTAGAACGCTTCTAGAACTTATTGCAGATAGAAATCTGTCTTTAGATGTGAATATGGCTGGTAAGTTTAAAGGGGTTGGTGTGTATCCTGTTCAGAGTGTTTTAAGAAGGGCTAATGAACTTCAAATTCCTGTATGTGTTGGTACCGATACGCATCATGTGCGCTATTACGGATTAAACTATAAAGAAAGTTTAGAATATATTCAGGAAGCTGGTTATGAAAGTTATGTGAGTTATTCAAAATTAATTCCAGAAAACCGAACCATTTTTGACGACCATGAATTAAAAGTAAAATACACGGTTTTAAATAAGGGTATTGAGCTTTTGAACCAGCGATTAGATAGTGACCAACGAAGAGTTATTCCAGATTTTTCTTTTGGAGGTGATTTTTCAGAATTTGTAGATATTTATAAAAACTCAACAGGAATGGGTGATTATAATGCGATTAGAATTAGAAAATGGGGTAAATCTATTACAGTTACTAATGAAATTCCTAAACTGACTACTAAAATAGTAAATGGGTTGTTTTCTGAGCATTTAGATCAGCCAGGTGTTATTTCTTCACTTTTTAATACGTTGGCTTCAGAAGGGATTAATGTTGAAACTGCAAGGTTAAAATCTAATAATGATGGAACAGCGATGGCTTTTTTGTCAATTGATGGCGGAAATGAAAATGTTAAAAGTGCTATAGAGTTTATAAATGGTACAGATGCGGGTCTTTTTAACAATTTAATCTATAAAGAACATGCCGAATTGCCAAATTATTATGGGGAAGGTGTTTATTTATTGGAAATGGATGGTGTTAAATTAAATTTAACATTGAGCGAAAAAGTGATTTTAACGAAGCATCATAATGCGCCTGGAGTACTGTTGATATTATTGTCTGCGTTAGCTTCAAAGCATATTAATATTATAGATTTACGATTAGGGAAATTGAACGACACAGGGTATTCTGCTATAGCTATAGATGGGGATAGTAATGTGATTAAAAATTTATTATCTAAGTTAGGCGATCAATATTATGAAGCGAACTTAATTGAGTTTCATAGTATGTAGTGTCTTGTATTTTGGTTTGAAGTTTGCTATATTAACCATATGAAACTTCCATAACAAGAGTTTGATGTCTAAGGTGATGCCTATTATGGAAGCTACATGTGACCAATAAAAAGTAAATAGTATAGCACATGAAATTTAAGCAAACACTTTTCTTTTTATTTGTAACGTTTTTGGGATTCTCCCAGCAAACAGAGTACGTTGATTTTAAAACGGCAAAAGCAGATATTGTTTTTGGTGATTTAACCCAAAAAGAAGTATCTGGAATAATTTCTTATGAATTTGAAGTTCTAAAAGATGTTGATTCCGTTTTTGTTGATGCTAATAATTTTGATGAAATCAGGTATAGGTTAGATGGGCAATTTGAAGATAGCCTATATAATGGAAAACAACTTATTATAAAACACCCTTTTATAGCTAACAGTAAGTATAAAGTTGAAGTTGTCTGGAAAACTAGACCTAAAAAAGCATTGTACTTTATTGATTGGCTTAACACTTCGGCAAACTCAGGGCAAGTTTGGACTCAAGGACAAGGGAAATACACCAGTAACTGGTTACCATCTATAGATGATATGAATGACAAAATCGAATTTGATTTAAATATCACATTCGATAAAGATTATGACGCTATTGCAAATGGAAAATTAACAAATAAGCAAACAAATGATTCGACAATAACTTGGAGTTACGACATGCAAGCACCAATGTCAAGCTATTTAGTCGCTTTAGTAATTGGGCAATACGGTAAAAAAGTAGAATACTCTAAAAGTGGTATTCCTTTAGAAATGTATTATTATCCAGACGATTCATTAAAATTTGAACCCACATACCGCTACACCAAGCAAATGTTTGATTTTCTTGAAGAAGAAATTGGTGTTCCATATCCGTGGCAAAACTATAAGATGGTACCTGTTAAAGACTTTTTGTATGCAGGGATGGAAAACACAAGTCTTAATATTTATTCAGATGCATCTGTAATTGATTCCATAGCCTTTATTGATAGAAATTTTGTGAATATAAATGCTCACGAGCTTGCGCATCAATGGTTTGGTGATTTGGTAACCGAAACTTCTGGAACGCATCATTGGTTGCAAGAAGGTTTCGCGACGTATTATGCGCTTTTAGCAGAACGTAACATATATGGAAATGATTATTACTATTGGCAACTTTATGAATATGCTCAAGAGTTATTAGAGCAAGATAAGGTAGGTGGAAGTACTTCGCTTTTAAATCCGAAATCTAGTAGTACAACTTTTTATAAAAAAGGAGCTTGGGTATTGCATATGTTACGAGAGCGTATAGGAGATGAAGCTTTTAAAAAGGGTGTTAAGAATTATTTGTTAAATCATCAATTTAAAAATGTTGAAACTAATGATTTTATTAGTGAAGTAGAGAAGGCGAGTGGTGAAAGTTTAGATGACTTTGTTAAATATTGGTTAGAAAATGAAGACTATCTTTATGAAGATTGTATTGAGTCATTAAAGCAGCATTCAAAAGAAATATCGAGAATGTTCGAATTAGATCAAGAATTAATGTTTTCCTCTCATTCGCTTGAATATAGTGTAACTAGGTATTGGGATAAGGCTACTAGTTCGAAAATAAAGGCACATTTGTTTTCTAAAGCTGAAATTAATATTATGCATGATAGTGTTTTTAGGAAAGCATTAAACTCAAATGACATCAAGGTTCGTCAAGTCATTGCAAAATCATTAAACAAAATTCCATCAGAATTAAAAACAGATTACGAATCACTTTTAAATGATAAATCTTACGTAACTATTGAAGTGGCTTTGTTTAATTTATGGAATAATTTTCCCGAAGACAGAAACAAATATCTAAACAAAACAAAAGGGATTTACGGGTTTAATGATAAAAATATACACATACTGTGGC
The nucleotide sequence above comes from Flavobacteriaceae bacterium HL-DH10. Encoded proteins:
- a CDS encoding histidinol-phosphatase HisJ family protein produces the protein MRKLNEFIWETHGIHAGTEQDHVKHGIDRLEDIVDKAIEAGNPSITFIIHSPRLTSFRYIAERDTNVKFIRGNKSYLNYPKRIANLREKYDGQINIKYGVELEWMGPDLGLQWSRSKIFQAEDADYVIGSVHFAPEGLPYDGSKEEALELLKIRGSLEAYWDGYFNEMIQMIECFGDMIQIIGHIDLPKLNVDMPEALVNFETSAHPLANKFRTLLELIADRNLSLDVNMAGKFKGVGVYPVQSVLRRANELQIPVCVGTDTHHVRYYGLNYKESLEYIQEAGYESYVSYSKLIPENRTIFDDHELKVKYTVLNKGIELLNQRLDSDQRRVIPDFSFGGDFSEFVDIYKNSTGMGDYNAIRIRKWGKSITVTNEIPKLTTKIVNGLFSEHLDQPGVISSLFNTLASEGINVETARLKSNNDGTAMAFLSIDGGNENVKSAIEFINGTDAGLFNNLIYKEHAELPNYYGEGVYLLEMDGVKLNLTLSEKVILTKHHNAPGVLLILLSALASKHINIIDLRLGKLNDTGYSAIAIDGDSNVIKNLLSKLGDQYYEANLIEFHSM
- a CDS encoding M1 family metallopeptidase, translating into MKFKQTLFFLFVTFLGFSQQTEYVDFKTAKADIVFGDLTQKEVSGIISYEFEVLKDVDSVFVDANNFDEIRYRLDGQFEDSLYNGKQLIIKHPFIANSKYKVEVVWKTRPKKALYFIDWLNTSANSGQVWTQGQGKYTSNWLPSIDDMNDKIEFDLNITFDKDYDAIANGKLTNKQTNDSTITWSYDMQAPMSSYLVALVIGQYGKKVEYSKSGIPLEMYYYPDDSLKFEPTYRYTKQMFDFLEEEIGVPYPWQNYKMVPVKDFLYAGMENTSLNIYSDASVIDSIAFIDRNFVNINAHELAHQWFGDLVTETSGTHHWLQEGFATYYALLAERNIYGNDYYYWQLYEYAQELLEQDKVGGSTSLLNPKSSSTTFYKKGAWVLHMLRERIGDEAFKKGVKNYLLNHQFKNVETNDFISEVEKASGESLDDFVKYWLENEDYLYEDCIESLKQHSKEISRMFELDQELMFSSHSLEYSVTRYWDKATSSKIKAHLFSKAEINIMHDSVFRKALNSNDIKVRQVIAKSLNKIPSELKTDYESLLNDKSYVTIEVALFNLWNNFPEDRNKYLNKTKGIYGFNDKNIHILWLTLALLTDDFEPENQAIYFKELTDYTSPKYDYSIRQNAFQYLLWISSCAENCEENLKQATTHHYWQFSKYAKEMLKNR